The Brassica oleracea var. oleracea cultivar TO1000 unplaced genomic scaffold, BOL UnpScaffold02741, whole genome shotgun sequence genomic interval TAAGCATATTATCTCAGATtttggtttcatttttttatctGTAGACAAGGCTGTTGACATATAATTTTGCAACAGAAAAATAGTTCTGAAGACAAATCTGAAGTGTCGAGACTTAAAGTCTGGGTGAGGTCACGTACAAGAAAAGATGGAACTCCCATCAACACAAATGCTGCTGAGAAGATTGTAAGTTTATAACATAATCTGTTCCTCCTATTAATCATGGTCGGTAGATAGATATGCTTATAACTTTTTCTGTTAATTGTAATGTGGTATACAGCAAAAGGCAGCTGAGATTGTTAAGGGTGGTAGTCAGAGTGGAAAAAATCTGGATGAAGATACGCTCATCCAGGTCTTAGGACCTGATAATCCTGGTCGTATGAGAGCAATGGGGAGGATTATTAGTAAGACGAAATTAGCTTGCTTCAATGTCAACCAGAAGTCAATTTCTGAAATGCAACAGACACAAATTCATCTCATGCAAAAGGTTAATGAGCTACAGTCTGAACTTGCGAAAGTAAGAAACCAGGTTAGTTACATCTCCAAGAATACATAAAGATAAGTGCTTATCACATAATAATAAGCTTTGTGTTGGGTTTATGTTACAGAGAGATGACAATGAAGTGGGGGAAAACTCGGCTGCAAGAGTAAGCAATTTATATGAGATCAATGGCATTTTTTTCTACTTTACACTACTCTTATACTTTAACAACTAACATTTAACAGAGTGTGAACAAGATACCACAAAAGAAGTGTCTTCTCATTGACTGGGCTGATGAAGATGGAAACGTTGCTGAGGGTCGTATCATTTCTTCTGACCCTGAAGACATAGTGAATGAC includes:
- the LOC106321723 gene encoding uncharacterized protein LOC106321723 translates to MVRLAEEMKNSSEDKSEVSRLKVWVRSRTRKDGTPINTNAAEKIQKAAEIVKGGSQSGKNLDEDTLIQVLGPDNPGRMRAMGRIISKTKLACFNVNQKSISEMQQTQIHLMQKVNELQSELAKVRNQRDDNEVGENSAARSVNKIPQKKCLLIDWADEDGNVAEGRIISSDPEDIVNDSRLGPNDVKVL